From a single Intestinibaculum porci genomic region:
- a CDS encoding DUF438 domain-containing protein has translation MDSLKTYIERLNQGEALEDVQKDFREHFSDVAAIDIAEAEQAMINEGMSVKEVQKLCDVHSALFHGADRKERILNAEREVRRSMLKREVPQEMKSALSAIIVGHPLNILTHENKEIQKRLDHLAEAIENNQEAIPECLRDLSLSHVHFDKKDELILPLLKRHNIAGPADVMWNVDVELRRTNKALQKNYTLDQVKAYHKRMQEMLFKEEKILFPLADEQFSLSEWQSLSLDFPRFGYAYLKDIPQWKDAITSSTSESVEEGLIHLPTGTLSLKQVKGILDALPVELTFIDDQDINRYVSEETPLFTRPLSSLGHHVYECHPPVALPMVKTVMTKLKNGEDMVSIKTEKKGHPVLVRYIAVRDEAGTYLGVLEAVEDLSDIL, from the coding sequence ATGGATTCACTTAAAACCTATATTGAAAGATTAAACCAGGGCGAAGCCCTTGAAGATGTACAAAAAGATTTTAGAGAACATTTTAGTGATGTTGCCGCAATTGATATTGCCGAAGCAGAACAGGCGATGATTAATGAAGGCATGAGCGTTAAAGAAGTGCAGAAACTTTGTGATGTGCACTCTGCTTTATTCCATGGTGCTGACCGCAAGGAACGTATCTTAAATGCGGAACGGGAAGTACGCCGTTCAATGCTGAAAAGAGAAGTGCCACAGGAAATGAAAAGTGCTTTAAGCGCGATTATTGTGGGTCATCCCTTAAATATCTTAACCCATGAAAACAAAGAAATACAAAAACGTCTCGACCATTTAGCCGAGGCGATTGAAAACAATCAGGAAGCGATCCCAGAGTGTCTGCGAGATTTATCGTTATCACATGTGCATTTTGATAAAAAAGATGAACTGATCTTACCATTATTAAAGCGTCACAATATTGCCGGCCCGGCAGATGTGATGTGGAATGTCGATGTCGAATTACGCCGCACCAATAAAGCGTTACAGAAAAACTATACCTTAGATCAGGTAAAAGCGTATCATAAACGGATGCAGGAAATGCTTTTCAAAGAAGAAAAGATCTTATTCCCGTTAGCGGATGAGCAGTTCTCACTTTCCGAATGGCAGTCTTTATCATTAGATTTCCCAAGATTTGGCTATGCCTACTTAAAAGACATTCCCCAATGGAAAGATGCCATCACATCATCAACATCTGAAAGCGTAGAAGAAGGGCTGATTCATTTACCAACGGGAACCTTATCATTAAAACAGGTCAAAGGCATCTTAGATGCTTTGCCAGTTGAATTAACATTCATTGATGATCAGGATATCAATCGTTATGTGTCAGAAGAAACCCCATTATTTACCAGACCATTATCATCATTAGGCCATCATGTGTATGAATGTCATCCCCCAGTGGCTCTGCCAATGGTGAAAACCGTTATGACAAAGCTTAAAAACGGCGAAGATATGGTTTCTATTAAAACCGAAAAGAAAGGTCATCCTGTCTTAGTCCGCTATATCGCTGTCCGCGATGAGGCAGGCACTTATTTAGGCGTGCTAGAAGCGGTGGAAGACTTAAGTGATATCTTATAA